A stretch of Paenibacillus mucilaginosus 3016 DNA encodes these proteins:
- a CDS encoding alpha/beta fold hydrolase → MRIVEGLPEGFSERYVETNGIRLHVVTSGPEDGPLVVLLHGFPEFWYGWKRQIPFLAAQGYRVWVPDQRGYARSGKPEKIEAYAMNGLAADIAGLIDAAGGGPAYLAGHDFGAMVAWYTSALYPEKVRRTAIINVPHPEVMFHKVRTSVRQMVRSSYAAFFQLPWLPEISAEWGRWRTLTEVLRKSSREGTFSEEDLERYRQAWDQPRAYTSMLNWYRCFWRKKGRAPIRDIPVPVLILWGEQDQFLLPEMAGESLKYCTSGGRLERFPQATHWVQHEEAPEVNRLLHEWFGSE, encoded by the coding sequence GTGAGGATCGTGGAGGGTCTTCCCGAAGGCTTTTCGGAGCGATATGTGGAGACGAACGGCATCCGGCTCCATGTGGTCACGAGCGGACCGGAGGACGGCCCGCTGGTCGTACTGCTGCACGGTTTTCCGGAATTCTGGTACGGGTGGAAGCGCCAGATTCCGTTCCTCGCCGCCCAGGGCTACCGGGTCTGGGTGCCGGACCAGAGGGGCTACGCACGGAGCGGCAAGCCGGAGAAGATTGAAGCGTATGCGATGAATGGACTCGCCGCCGACATTGCCGGCCTGATCGATGCAGCCGGCGGGGGGCCGGCTTACCTTGCGGGCCATGACTTCGGGGCCATGGTCGCCTGGTATACCTCGGCGCTCTACCCGGAGAAAGTGCGCCGGACAGCGATCATCAATGTGCCGCATCCCGAGGTGATGTTCCATAAAGTGCGCACCTCGGTGCGGCAGATGGTGCGCAGCTCGTATGCGGCGTTCTTCCAGCTGCCCTGGCTGCCGGAAATCTCGGCCGAGTGGGGGAGATGGAGAACGCTTACGGAGGTGCTTCGGAAGAGCTCGAGGGAAGGCACCTTCTCGGAAGAGGATCTGGAGCGGTACCGGCAGGCCTGGGACCAGCCGCGCGCTTATACGAGCATGCTGAACTGGTACCGGTGCTTCTGGCGGAAAAAGGGCCGCGCGCCCATCCGGGACATCCCGGTGCCTGTCCTGATCCTCTGGGGGGAGCAGGATCAGTTCCTGCTGCCCGAGATGGCGGGGGAGAGCCTGAAGTACTGCACTTCCGGCGGCCGGCTGGAGCGGTTCCCCCAGGCGACGCACTGGGTGCAGCATGAAGAAGCGCCGGAGGTGAACCGGCTGCTTCACGAATGGTTCGGCAGCGAATAG
- a CDS encoding Dabb family protein, whose protein sequence is MTSASIRHMVIFNLKHAAGSPEAEQFLEDGRTQLTSIPGVTRFEVFRQVSPKNDYEYGFSMDFADGTAYEAYNAHPVHTAFVSERWEKEVTRFLEIDFQAVPARG, encoded by the coding sequence ATGACATCCGCATCCATCCGCCATATGGTGATCTTTAATCTGAAACATGCCGCAGGCTCGCCGGAAGCCGAGCAGTTCCTGGAGGACGGCCGGACGCAGCTGACCTCGATCCCCGGGGTCACCCGCTTCGAGGTGTTCCGCCAAGTCTCCCCGAAGAATGATTACGAGTACGGATTCTCGATGGATTTTGCGGACGGGACGGCCTATGAGGCCTACAATGCCCATCCTGTACATACCGCCTTCGTATCGGAGCGCTGGGAGAAGGAAGTCACCCGCTTCCTGGAGATCGACTTCCAGGCGGTCCCGGCCCGCGGGTGA
- a CDS encoding polysaccharide deacetylase family protein: protein MPKVVVTFPEGKHKVLTLSYDDGRAADRRLIGILNAHGIKGTFHLNSGLLGTGDRLAAEEIAAQYRGHEVSAHTVTHPTIARSPKEQLVEEIAQDRRGLEQLVQYPVRGMSYPNGSYSRQIKELLPFLGIEYSRTVESTGGFGMPDDWHEWKPTCHHNGPLMSLAEQFAGLHKKQYLYMMYVWGHSYEFDNDNNWDRIERFCEYIGGREDIWYATNIEIVDYMADFRRLRFSADSTFVHNPSASSVWLQVDDRVVEVPGGSQVKLV, encoded by the coding sequence ATGCCCAAAGTAGTCGTAACCTTCCCGGAGGGGAAGCACAAGGTGCTTACACTGAGCTATGATGACGGCCGTGCGGCGGACCGCAGGCTGATCGGCATTCTGAATGCGCATGGGATCAAAGGCACATTCCACCTGAATTCCGGGCTGCTCGGCACCGGCGACCGTCTGGCCGCCGAAGAGATCGCAGCACAGTACCGGGGCCACGAGGTATCGGCCCATACGGTGACCCATCCGACGATTGCGCGCAGTCCGAAGGAGCAGCTCGTGGAGGAGATCGCCCAGGACCGTCGGGGGCTCGAGCAGCTGGTGCAGTACCCGGTCAGGGGCATGTCGTACCCGAACGGCTCCTACAGCCGGCAGATCAAGGAGCTGCTGCCCTTCCTCGGGATCGAGTATTCCCGGACGGTGGAGAGCACCGGAGGCTTCGGCATGCCGGACGACTGGCACGAATGGAAGCCGACCTGCCACCACAACGGGCCGCTGATGAGCCTGGCCGAGCAGTTCGCCGGGCTGCACAAGAAGCAATATCTCTACATGATGTATGTGTGGGGGCACAGCTATGAGTTTGACAACGATAACAACTGGGACCGCATCGAGCGCTTCTGCGAATATATCGGAGGCCGGGAGGACATCTGGTACGCGACCAATATCGAGATTGTGGATTATATGGCGGATTTCCGCCGGCTGCGCTTCTCCGCAGACTCCACGTTTGTGCATAACCCCAGCGCCTCGTCCGTGTGGCTGCAGGTCGACGACCGGGTGGTCGAAGTGCCGGGCGGATCTCAGGTGAAGCTGGTCTGA